One Cervus canadensis isolate Bull #8, Minnesota chromosome 13, ASM1932006v1, whole genome shotgun sequence DNA segment encodes these proteins:
- the GOLT1A gene encoding vesicle transport protein GOT1A isoform X2, with protein sequence MISITEWQKIGVGTAGFGIFFILFGTLLYFDSVLLAFGNRHKLKGTSFFLGGVAIVLLRWPLLGMILETYGFFSLFRGFFPVAFGFLGSTCNIPFLSALFRRLQGTSSMV encoded by the exons ATGATCTCCATCACCGAATGGCAGA AGATTGGCGTGGGCACTGCTGGCTTCGGCATCTTCTTCATCCTCTTTGGAACACTCCTGTACTTTGATTCGGTGCTCCTGGCCTTCGGAAAT AGGCACAAACTCAAGGGCACCAGCTTCTTCCTGGGGGGCGTGGCCATCGTCCTGCTGCGCTGGCCTCTCCTGGGCATGATCCTGGAAACCTATGGCTTCTTCAGCCTCTTCAG GGGCTTCTTCCCCGTCGCCTTTGGCTTCCTGGGGAGTACCTGCAACATCCCCTTCCTGAGTGCG CTGTTCCGGAGGCTTCAAGGCACCAGTTCAATGGTCTGA
- the GOLT1A gene encoding vesicle transport protein GOT1A isoform X1 — MISITEWQKIGVGTAGFGIFFILFGTLLYFDSVLLAFGNLLFLTGLSLIIGLRRTFSFFFQRHKLKGTSFFLGGVAIVLLRWPLLGMILETYGFFSLFRGFFPVAFGFLGSTCNIPFLSALFRRLQGTSSMV; from the exons ATGATCTCCATCACCGAATGGCAGA AGATTGGCGTGGGCACTGCTGGCTTCGGCATCTTCTTCATCCTCTTTGGAACACTCCTGTACTTTGATTCGGTGCTCCTGGCCTTCGGAAAT CTGCTGTTCCTGACTGGCCTCTCCCTCATCATCGGCCTGAGGAGGACGTTCTCCTTCTTCTTCCAGAGGCACAAACTCAAGGGCACCAGCTTCTTCCTGGGGGGCGTGGCCATCGTCCTGCTGCGCTGGCCTCTCCTGGGCATGATCCTGGAAACCTATGGCTTCTTCAGCCTCTTCAG GGGCTTCTTCCCCGTCGCCTTTGGCTTCCTGGGGAGTACCTGCAACATCCCCTTCCTGAGTGCG CTGTTCCGGAGGCTTCAAGGCACCAGTTCAATGGTCTGA